Proteins from a genomic interval of Ciona intestinalis chromosome 9, KH, whole genome shotgun sequence:
- the LOC101242920 gene encoding tectonic-3-like, producing the protein MTSTAALQITIWITLTLVVIVNGQTCTCDLTGGVCEVNCCCDVDCTSADIATFSRCIDTSYVLNNQKCVVDQVVFVNSISSTVQTHQNGLFCIETDNFAERNNYINPLCATSNTCFNFYTPTFTYETSATATTLSTTAYYTSGDTIDTIYTGNVTGLFKIPVPSVSNLCQESSPVEYLINQRGSCVQSIIDLSIECTTNPSLSASSYFAGFKIAPTRSAFLLAINSSIFDDPSLLDINETCIGVTSNCSSLPSYDTGLLQCLNAVTSAQYSFTVNGTGGITAVDVTITLANLASTSLPLAQDFGVSFASLTTSSTVTTARSGNPGYIVGKPVISALYEAVNQTVSMSSDPNVGFTLVQPDSTGLCSNVARTPILFGQDLSTGCRITYTSSTPCDDIQQLALRVLNRATFTTNSNLYVAAFGNSDIQSLIQDITTQDWVLVQETAPGALTGTVANGCNGILLGAHYQILYANAGSISNPQAKIIGVRYSYDTSQTLTFVCLSPNCDTRTQSIEIKNSVTFLDVSETPTTIFKQRPTIQAKLPNDFFFPFKNSATSNLSLNKLFLTLLSVFLCFLFR; encoded by the coding sequence ATGACTTCTACAGCTGCATTGCAAATCACCATATGGATTACTTTGACCTTGGTTGTCATCGTGAACGGACAGACGTGTACGTGCGATCTTACAGGAGGTGTATGTGAAGTGAATTGTTGCTGTGACGTTGATTGCACGTCGGCAGATATTGCTACGTTTAGTCGGTGTATAGACACGTCGTATGTATTGAACAATCAGAAATGTGTCGTGGATCAAGTAGTTTTTGTGAACAGTATAAGCAGCACTGTGCAGACTCATCAAAACGGATTATTTTGCATCGAAACGGATAACTTTGCGGAGCGAAACAATTATATCAACCCACTGTGTGCAACGAGTAACACTTGCTTCAACTTTTATACCCCAACTTTCACATATGAAACCTCAGCTACAGCAACAACCTTGTCTACCACAGCCTACTACACATCTGGAGATACAATTGACACAATTTACACTGGAAATGTGACCGGACTTTTCAAGATACCAGTTCCATCTGTATCAAATTTGTGTCAGGAATCTTCTCCAGTTGAATATCTGATCAATCAAAGGGGTTCATGTGTTCAGTCAATCATAGATTTATCTATAGAATGCACTACTAATCCTTCATTGTCAGCTTCTTCTTATTTTGCAGGTTtcaaaattgctccaacacgGTCTGCATTCCTGCTAGCAATCAATTCAAGCATATTTGATGACCCAAGTCTTTTGGACATCAATGAAACCTGCATTGGGGTTACTTCAAATTGCAGCTCACTTCCTTCCTATGATACTGGTTTACTTCAGTGTTTAAATGCTGTAACCTCTGCACAATATAGCTTCACTGTTAATGGAACAGGTGGAATAACCGCAGTTGATGTTACGATAACTTTAGCCAACTTAGCTTCAACTAGTTTACCTCTAGCTCAAGATTTTGGGGTAAGTTTTGCTTCTTTAACAACCTCTAGCACTGTAACAACAGCAAGAAGTGGAAACCCAGGGTACATTGTTGGAAAACCAGTAATTTCAGCATTGTATgaagctgtcaatcaaactgtCTCTATGAGTTCTGACCCCAATGTTGGGTTCACTTTGGTCCAACCTGATTCAACTGGTTTATGCAGTAATGTTGCACGAACACCTATTCTGTTTGGGCAGGATTTATCTACAGGTTGCAGGATAACATACACATCAAGTACCCCATGTGATGATATACAACAACTTGCTTtacgtgttttaaatagaGCAACTTTTACAACGAATTCCAACCTTTATGTTGCAGCATTTGGTAATTCAGATATTCAAAGTCTTATTCAGGATATAACGACTCAAGATTGGGTTTTGGTGCAAGAGACTGCACCAGGTGCTCTGACTGGAACAGTAGCTAATGGCTGTAACGGTATTCTGCTTGGTGCCCATTATCAAATCTTATATGCAAATGCTGGATCTATTTCAAATCCTCAAGCCAAAATTATTGGTGTAAGGTATTCATACGATACAAGTCAAACTCTAACATTTGTATGTTTATCCCCGAATTGTGATACGAGAACACAATCAATAGAAATCAAAAACTCAGTTACGTTTCTTGATGTTTCTGAAACCCCAactacaatatttaaacagcgaCCCACGATTCAAGCTAAACTACCGAATGATTTCTTTTTTCCGTTTAAAAACTCTGCAACTTCTAACTTGAGTCTCAACAAGTTATTCTTAACATTATTAAGTgtgtttttgtgctttttgtTCAGGTAA